A single window of Brevundimonas naejangsanensis DNA harbors:
- a CDS encoding GNAT family N-acetyltransferase gives MSETLSVEIRSLAELTAHDGAQWNDWARADPDLSSPYFRWEFARTAGAICPGSAVAVFKRDGRVVGYYPHQRRGGTIQPLAAPMNDYHGVIGPKDQKPSMQEAARLLGAPRFAAAAWIGEAPEQMPRNNSVVSIVPDEGGFDAWYARRRKAFPKYFKDKERSRRGLDGAFKTVEIEICLHDHALLERLIIEKSEQYRRTGLHDIFACGWTGPVLHALMDCEGEDGFGASMAVLRVDGRVVAMEYSMHAGRHFHLWFPVYNQEVARWSPGIVLTQETIRLGSERGYRTFDYGVGVGGYYKKYYDDGGLATVEGVVARPGVSRALCATMSAAVGLAGRERAQRLRTSTRRRWAVIEACETSLAGRASGALRAAVDMVRK, from the coding sequence ATGTCGGAAACACTGTCAGTCGAAATCCGCAGCCTGGCCGAGCTGACGGCCCATGACGGCGCGCAGTGGAATGACTGGGCGCGCGCGGATCCGGACCTGAGCAGCCCCTATTTCCGCTGGGAGTTCGCGCGCACGGCGGGGGCGATCTGTCCCGGCTCGGCCGTGGCTGTCTTCAAACGGGACGGCCGCGTCGTAGGCTATTATCCGCATCAGCGCCGGGGCGGGACGATCCAGCCGCTGGCGGCGCCGATGAACGACTATCACGGGGTCATCGGTCCCAAGGATCAGAAGCCCTCGATGCAGGAGGCGGCGCGTCTGCTGGGGGCGCCGCGCTTCGCCGCCGCCGCCTGGATCGGTGAAGCGCCGGAACAGATGCCCCGTAATAACAGTGTCGTCTCGATCGTGCCGGACGAAGGGGGCTTCGACGCCTGGTACGCGCGGCGCAGGAAGGCCTTTCCGAAATACTTCAAGGACAAGGAGCGATCGCGGCGGGGGCTGGACGGGGCTTTCAAGACGGTCGAGATCGAAATCTGCCTGCACGATCACGCCCTGCTGGAGCGGCTGATCATCGAAAAAAGCGAACAGTACCGCCGCACCGGGCTGCATGACATTTTCGCCTGCGGCTGGACCGGCCCGGTCCTGCACGCCCTGATGGACTGCGAGGGCGAAGACGGTTTCGGCGCCTCGATGGCGGTGCTGCGCGTCGATGGCCGCGTGGTGGCGATGGAATACTCCATGCACGCGGGGCGTCATTTCCACCTGTGGTTCCCGGTCTATAACCAGGAAGTCGCGCGCTGGTCGCCGGGCATAGTGCTGACGCAGGAGACGATCCGGCTGGGGTCCGAACGGGGCTACCGGACCTTCGACTACGGCGTCGGCGTAGGCGGCTACTACAAGAAATACTACGATGACGGGGGTCTGGCGACCGTCGAAGGCGTCGTGGCCCGGCCCGGCGTGTCCAGGGCCCTGTGCGCCACGATGAGCGCCGCGGTCGGCCTGGCGGGCCGTGAGCGGGCGCAGCGTCTGCGCACCAGTACGCGGCGCCGCTGGGCCGTGATCGAGGCGTGTGAAACGAGCTTGGCGGGCCGAGCCTCGGGGGCGCTGCGCGCCGCCGTCGACATGGTGCGGAAATAG
- the tuf gene encoding elongation factor Tu, whose translation MAKEKFERTKPHVNIGTIGHVDHGKTTLTAAISMTLAKAGGSKAMNYADIDNAPEEKARGITINTSHVEYETANRHYAHVDCPGHADYVKNMITGAAQMDGAILVCSAADGPMPQTREHILLSRQVGVPALVVFLNKVDMVDDEELLELVEMEVRELLSSYQFPGDDIPVIKGSALAAVEDRDPQIGEERILELMAAVDAYIPQPERPIDMPFLMPVEDVFSISGRGTVVTGRVERGIVKVGEEVEIVGIRPVQKTTCTGVEMFRKLLDQGQAGDNVGVLLRGTKREDVERGQVLCKPGSITPHTKFVAEAYILNKEEGGRHTPFFTNYRPQFYFRTTDVTGIVRLKEGVEMIMPGDNAELDVELITPIAMEEKLRFAIREGGRTVGAGVVAKIVE comes from the coding sequence ATGGCCAAGGAAAAGTTCGAACGCACTAAGCCGCACGTGAACATCGGCACGATCGGCCACGTTGACCACGGCAAGACGACGCTGACGGCGGCGATCTCGATGACGCTGGCGAAGGCCGGCGGCAGCAAGGCGATGAACTACGCCGACATCGACAACGCGCCGGAAGAAAAAGCGCGCGGCATCACCATCAACACGTCGCACGTGGAATATGAGACGGCCAACCGTCACTACGCGCACGTGGACTGCCCGGGCCACGCCGACTACGTGAAGAACATGATCACGGGCGCCGCCCAGATGGACGGCGCGATCCTGGTGTGCTCGGCCGCTGACGGCCCGATGCCGCAGACCCGCGAGCACATCCTGCTGTCGCGTCAGGTCGGCGTTCCGGCCCTGGTGGTGTTCCTGAACAAGGTCGACATGGTCGACGACGAGGAGCTGCTGGAGCTGGTCGAAATGGAAGTGCGCGAGCTGCTCAGCTCGTACCAGTTCCCGGGCGACGACATTCCGGTGATCAAGGGCTCGGCCCTGGCCGCTGTCGAAGACCGCGACCCGCAGATCGGCGAAGAGCGCATTCTGGAGCTGATGGCGGCGGTCGACGCCTACATCCCGCAACCGGAACGCCCGATCGACATGCCGTTCCTGATGCCGGTCGAAGACGTGTTCTCGATCTCGGGCCGCGGCACCGTGGTGACGGGTCGCGTCGAGCGCGGCATCGTCAAGGTCGGTGAAGAAGTCGAAATCGTCGGCATCCGTCCGGTTCAGAAGACGACCTGCACGGGCGTCGAAATGTTCCGCAAGCTGCTGGACCAAGGTCAAGCCGGCGACAACGTGGGCGTGCTGCTGCGCGGCACCAAGCGTGAAGACGTCGAGCGCGGCCAGGTGCTGTGCAAGCCGGGTTCGATCACCCCGCACACCAAGTTCGTGGCTGAGGCCTACATCCTGAACAAGGAAGAAGGCGGCCGTCACACGCCGTTCTTCACGAACTACCGCCCGCAGTTCTACTTCCGCACGACGGACGTGACCGGCATCGTGCGCCTGAAGGAAGGCGTGGAAATGATCATGCCGGGCGACAACGCCGAGCTGGACGTCGAGCTGATCACGCCGATCGCGATGGAAGAGAAGCTGCGCTTCGCCATCCGCGAAGGCGGCCGCACCGTCGGCGCCGGCGTCGTGGCCAAGATCGTCGAGTAA